One Stigmatella aurantiaca genomic window carries:
- a CDS encoding serine/threonine-protein kinase, whose protein sequence is MTTTHPTAVSRFLKSHLRRDSQARETSVAGYMAGLAAACLVAVGALGPYIGWGLTRALLGLVALLCVYYTVLWRALGAGWFHPIIHWLNVAIEVSIPSVVLAFDLRFQGPIYALTAPTLVIWGTLVVLAALRTQPMLALMAGGLAAGEYLLLYFFFVRPLLPEEPLLTLTPPFIIMRAVFLLSSGVATAILARHFVRKTGQALAALREQEVMGKYLLHERIGTGGMAEVYRATYCPEGGFEKQVALKRILPHFADDAGFVTLFRREAELCSTLHHPNIVQVFDLGRHANSYFLAMEYVDGLPLSTLLRVMGGRRLPLSAVTFLGAELASALDYLHRRTNRTGEPLHLVHRDLNPPNVLLSRLGEVKLSDFGIARDAARAQLTVVGTVRGKLGYMAPEQVRAEPMDGRADLFALGLTLHEAITGQRLLVGEGEAALMFAVMEQELKPPSHFRPGVSPALDAVVMRLLERNLGRRTPHSGELRQQLLQLTGEEAPYPQGQAALSLAMQEALLQLHRGSEALSPAQPSTEIDQRFQAHPG, encoded by the coding sequence ATGACGACGACGCACCCCACCGCGGTTTCCCGTTTCCTCAAGAGCCACCTTCGCCGGGACTCCCAAGCCCGGGAGACGTCCGTGGCAGGCTACATGGCGGGGCTGGCCGCGGCCTGCCTCGTGGCGGTGGGGGCCCTGGGGCCCTACATCGGCTGGGGGCTGACACGGGCGCTGCTGGGGCTCGTGGCCCTGCTGTGCGTCTATTACACGGTGTTGTGGCGGGCCCTGGGCGCGGGGTGGTTCCACCCCATCATCCACTGGCTCAACGTGGCCATCGAGGTCAGCATCCCCTCGGTGGTGCTGGCCTTCGACTTGCGCTTCCAAGGGCCCATCTACGCGCTCACCGCCCCCACGCTCGTCATCTGGGGCACCCTGGTGGTGCTGGCGGCGCTGCGCACCCAGCCCATGTTGGCGCTGATGGCCGGCGGGCTCGCGGCCGGTGAGTACCTGCTGCTCTACTTCTTCTTCGTGCGCCCGCTGCTGCCCGAGGAGCCGCTGCTCACCCTCACCCCGCCCTTCATCATCATGCGCGCGGTGTTCCTGCTCAGCTCCGGCGTGGCCACCGCCATCCTCGCCCGGCACTTCGTGCGCAAGACGGGCCAGGCGCTCGCGGCCCTGCGCGAGCAAGAGGTCATGGGCAAGTACCTGCTACACGAGCGCATCGGCACCGGCGGCATGGCGGAGGTGTACCGCGCCACCTACTGCCCCGAGGGCGGCTTCGAGAAGCAGGTGGCCCTCAAGCGTATCCTCCCCCACTTCGCGGATGACGCGGGCTTCGTCACCCTCTTCCGCCGGGAGGCGGAGCTGTGCTCCACCCTGCACCACCCCAACATCGTCCAGGTGTTCGACCTGGGGCGGCATGCCAACTCGTACTTCCTGGCCATGGAGTACGTGGATGGCCTGCCCCTGAGCACGCTGCTGCGGGTGATGGGCGGGCGCCGGCTGCCCCTGTCCGCGGTCACCTTCCTCGGGGCGGAGCTGGCCTCGGCGCTGGACTACCTGCACCGGCGCACCAACCGCACCGGCGAGCCCCTGCACCTCGTGCACCGGGACCTGAACCCGCCCAACGTGCTGCTCTCGCGCCTGGGCGAGGTGAAGCTGTCGGACTTCGGCATCGCCCGGGATGCCGCGCGCGCGCAGCTCACCGTGGTGGGCACCGTGCGGGGCAAGCTGGGCTACATGGCCCCGGAGCAGGTGCGGGCCGAGCCGATGGATGGGCGCGCGGACCTGTTCGCCCTGGGGCTCACCCTCCACGAGGCCATCACCGGCCAGCGCCTGCTCGTGGGCGAGGGCGAGGCCGCCCTGATGTTCGCCGTCATGGAGCAGGAGCTGAAGCCGCCCTCCCACTTCCGGCCCGGCGTCTCCCCCGCGCTGGACGCGGTGGTGATGCGGCTGCTGGAGCGCAACCTGGGCCGGCGCACCCCCCACAGCGGGGAGCTGCGCCAGCAGTTGCTCCAGCTCACGGGAGAGGAGGCCCCCTATCCCCAAGGCCAGGCGGCGCTGTCGCTGGCCATGCAGGAGGCCCTGCTCCAGCTGCACCGGGGCAGCGAGGCGCTCTCCCCCGCCCAGCCGTCCACCGAGATCGACCAGCGGTTCCAGGCACACCCAGGGTAG
- a CDS encoding ATP-grasp domain-containing protein — MHMDVAIVTYAGLPELDLHDALLIPALASLGLKARPCVWDDPRIDWSVPRVAVVRTAWDTHLRREAFVDWARRTGERTQLHNPPEVLRWNTHKSYLRTLEAQGIAFTPTVWVPQGGSLNVGALMRERGWSEVVLKPVVSAGALKTYRFTAAEADQAQAHLDPLAAGDEVMVQPYLSTFGTDGERSYIFFDGAFSHAVRRPPGLENTPRAFEEPHRIDPRPEELRLAQDVLDAVGQPLLYARVDIATDNAGRACLQELEATEPRLFLGLDAQAPLRLAQAVARKL; from the coding sequence ATGCATATGGACGTTGCCATCGTCACCTACGCCGGCCTGCCGGAGCTCGACCTCCACGATGCCCTGCTCATCCCCGCGCTGGCCTCGCTGGGGCTGAAGGCCCGCCCGTGTGTCTGGGATGATCCCCGGATCGACTGGAGCGTGCCCCGGGTGGCGGTGGTGCGCACCGCCTGGGATACCCACCTGCGGCGGGAGGCCTTCGTGGACTGGGCCCGCCGCACGGGCGAGCGCACCCAGCTCCACAACCCGCCCGAGGTGCTGCGCTGGAACACCCACAAGTCCTACCTGCGCACGCTGGAGGCCCAGGGCATCGCCTTCACCCCCACCGTCTGGGTTCCCCAGGGGGGCTCGCTGAACGTGGGCGCGCTGATGCGCGAGCGGGGGTGGAGCGAGGTGGTGCTCAAGCCGGTGGTGTCCGCCGGCGCGCTGAAGACGTATCGCTTCACGGCCGCGGAGGCGGATCAGGCCCAGGCGCACCTGGACCCGCTCGCCGCCGGGGACGAGGTGATGGTGCAGCCCTACCTCTCCACCTTCGGCACGGACGGGGAGCGCTCCTATATCTTCTTCGATGGCGCCTTCAGCCACGCCGTGCGCCGGCCTCCCGGCCTGGAGAACACCCCTCGCGCCTTCGAGGAGCCCCACCGGATCGACCCACGGCCGGAGGAGCTGCGCCTTGCCCAGGATGTCCTGGACGCCGTGGGGCAGCCGCTGCTCTACGCCCGCGTGGACATCGCCACCGACAACGCGGGGCGTGCTTGCCTGCAAGAGCTGGAAGCGACCGAGCCCAGGCTCTTCCTCGGGCTCGACGCCCAGGCGCCACTCCGCCTGGCCCAGGCCGTGGCCCGGAAGCTGTAG
- a CDS encoding FHA domain-containing protein codes for MARSLLLSLLVRQRMALQGRFQARYPHPWLIWEAGAWNVPETDMQNVAATRLPVSDLRDCLPPGDALCFELVPPPSAQAVLRVGRATHNEFVINDATVSREHILLSVDAQGQWRVEAHPKAGSVKLGGVPLQPGQPHLLKPEVPLELGDARLTFQGPEEFSARLGRIAARLTEQMGQARVV; via the coding sequence ATGGCGCGCTCTCTCCTGCTCTCGCTCCTCGTCCGTCAACGCATGGCCCTTCAAGGGCGGTTTCAAGCCCGCTACCCCCACCCGTGGCTCATCTGGGAGGCGGGCGCCTGGAATGTGCCGGAGACGGACATGCAGAACGTCGCGGCCACCCGGCTGCCCGTGTCGGATCTCCGGGACTGCCTGCCCCCGGGAGACGCCCTCTGCTTCGAGCTGGTGCCCCCCCCCTCCGCCCAGGCCGTGCTGAGGGTGGGCCGCGCCACGCACAACGAGTTCGTCATCAACGACGCCACCGTGTCGCGCGAGCACATCCTCCTGTCCGTGGACGCGCAGGGGCAGTGGCGCGTGGAGGCGCACCCCAAGGCGGGCTCGGTGAAGCTCGGCGGGGTGCCGCTGCAGCCCGGCCAGCCGCACCTGTTGAAGCCGGAGGTGCCCCTGGAGCTGGGGGATGCGCGGCTCACCTTCCAGGGGCCGGAGGAATTCTCCGCGCGCCTGGGCCGCATCGCCGCCCGCCTGACCGAGCAGATGGGTCAGGCCCGCGTGGTGTGA
- a CDS encoding tetratricopeptide repeat protein produces the protein MNSSIRSRCERQGRLLGLLWVLGLVLPLAASAAAPTEEAKTEARAKFAEGNAFYEQGNFRQALSSFDAAYNLVPLPAFLFNVAQCHRQLGSYERAATFYRRYLALSPKEPPNAPLVKDLITEMDSRAQAQAEAQRRTEREKTAAKPKTDRPKAAAARESNARAAPKQEVTLKEAERQAVANASKPAVAPAALGKGAAGKEVREPLTHKWWVWAGAGAALLLTGGVVYAVTAPDPRPTSLGTVSSR, from the coding sequence ATGAACTCATCGATCCGTTCGCGATGTGAGCGGCAGGGCCGGCTCCTTGGCCTCCTGTGGGTGTTGGGGCTGGTTCTTCCGCTGGCCGCGAGCGCCGCGGCCCCCACGGAAGAGGCGAAGACCGAGGCCCGGGCGAAGTTCGCCGAGGGCAACGCCTTCTATGAGCAGGGGAACTTCCGTCAGGCCCTGTCCTCGTTCGACGCGGCCTACAACCTGGTGCCCCTGCCGGCCTTCCTCTTCAACGTGGCCCAGTGCCACCGCCAGCTCGGCAGCTACGAGCGCGCGGCCACCTTTTACCGGCGCTACCTGGCGCTCTCGCCGAAGGAGCCGCCCAACGCGCCCCTGGTGAAGGACCTCATCACGGAGATGGACTCCCGCGCGCAGGCGCAGGCGGAGGCCCAGCGCCGCACCGAGCGGGAGAAGACCGCCGCGAAGCCGAAGACGGATCGCCCCAAGGCCGCGGCGGCGCGGGAGTCCAACGCGCGCGCCGCGCCCAAACAGGAAGTCACGCTCAAGGAGGCCGAGCGCCAGGCCGTGGCCAACGCCAGCAAGCCCGCGGTGGCGCCGGCGGCCCTGGGCAAGGGCGCGGCGGGGAAAGAGGTGCGCGAGCCCCTTACCCACAAGTGGTGGGTCTGGGCGGGGGCGGGGGCGGCCTTGCTGCTGACGGGCGGCGTCGTCTACGCGGTGACGGCGCCGGATCCCCGGCCCACGTCGCTGGGCACCGTCTCCTCCCGCTGA
- a CDS encoding serine/threonine-protein kinase: protein MAGEDLIAQTVLSSMSSANDTGRSGSEIQEGDVLGNYQLERLLGEGSMGRVFQARHVRLGRQVALKVLRPEHARDSGFVRRFFQEARSVNQINHEHIVEIFDFVEEPEKGRVYCVMELLRGQSLAEVLKEDRLTLERIQRIGVQVCAALGAAHALGVVHRDVKPDNLFLAHRSGMVDFVKVLDFGVAKILTSEGTNGTLDGTIIGTPTYMAPEQAAGLPVDHRADIYAVGNLLYELLAGRPPFQAPAFGQLVVQIITQPPPALPAKLASGEPMPAALAQLVLRCLAKEPEARPQQLSEVTTALLLLGGVKRSDVALEDEEDSIPTRRMKAVRSPLLQGRTPMLIGGMALAMLAGGLTWRGVERMWRSDVAVAEAPVAVAVPAPVLAPVTLDVRTVPAGARVVRADTGEALGVTPLVKQLPRSNEPLGLRVELAGHVSQEREVRLDANALLEVPLVKVPAAPPKAAPRKDIKRDELIDPFAM, encoded by the coding sequence ATGGCTGGTGAAGACCTCATCGCACAGACCGTGCTGTCCAGCATGTCCTCCGCCAACGACACAGGCAGGAGCGGTAGTGAGATCCAGGAAGGGGATGTCCTGGGCAACTACCAGCTCGAACGGCTCCTGGGCGAAGGCTCCATGGGCAGGGTGTTCCAGGCGCGCCACGTGCGGCTGGGCCGGCAGGTGGCGCTCAAGGTGCTCCGCCCGGAGCATGCCCGGGACAGTGGCTTCGTCCGGCGCTTCTTCCAGGAGGCGCGCTCCGTCAACCAGATCAACCACGAGCACATCGTCGAGATCTTCGACTTCGTGGAGGAGCCGGAGAAGGGGCGCGTCTACTGCGTGATGGAGCTGCTGCGCGGGCAGAGCCTCGCCGAGGTGCTCAAGGAGGACCGGCTGACGCTCGAGCGCATCCAGCGCATCGGCGTGCAGGTGTGCGCGGCGCTCGGCGCGGCGCACGCGCTCGGCGTGGTGCACCGGGACGTCAAGCCCGACAACCTCTTCCTGGCCCACCGCAGCGGCATGGTGGACTTCGTCAAGGTGCTCGACTTCGGGGTGGCCAAGATTCTCACCTCCGAGGGCACCAACGGCACGCTGGACGGCACCATCATCGGCACGCCCACGTACATGGCGCCCGAGCAGGCCGCGGGGCTGCCGGTGGATCACCGCGCGGACATCTATGCCGTGGGCAACCTGCTCTATGAGCTGCTCGCGGGCCGCCCGCCGTTCCAGGCGCCCGCCTTCGGGCAGCTCGTGGTGCAGATCATCACCCAGCCGCCGCCGGCCCTGCCGGCGAAGCTGGCCTCCGGCGAGCCCATGCCGGCCGCGCTGGCGCAGCTGGTGCTGCGCTGCCTCGCCAAGGAGCCCGAGGCCCGGCCCCAGCAGCTCTCCGAGGTGACGACGGCGCTGCTCCTGCTGGGCGGGGTGAAGCGCTCGGACGTGGCGCTGGAGGACGAAGAGGACTCCATCCCCACGCGCCGCATGAAGGCGGTGAGGAGCCCCCTGCTGCAGGGCCGGACGCCGATGCTCATCGGCGGCATGGCGCTGGCGATGCTGGCGGGCGGGCTCACCTGGCGGGGCGTGGAGCGGATGTGGCGTTCGGACGTGGCGGTGGCGGAAGCGCCCGTGGCCGTGGCCGTGCCGGCGCCCGTCCTGGCCCCGGTCACCCTCGATGTGCGCACGGTGCCCGCAGGGGCGCGCGTGGTGCGCGCGGACACGGGCGAGGCGCTCGGGGTGACGCCCCTGGTGAAGCAGTTGCCGAGATCAAACGAGCCCCTCGGGCTGCGGGTGGAGCTGGCGGGTCACGTCTCCCAGGAGCGTGAAGTGCGCCTGGACGCCAACGCCCTCCTCGAGGTGCCCCTGGTGAAGGTCCCGGCCGCGCCGCCGAAGGCCGCGCCCCGGAAGGACATCAAGCGCGATGAACTCATCGATCCGTTCGCGATGTGA
- a CDS encoding PEGA domain-containing protein has translation MRTSAVGFALLLMLALASAAQAQGMGLDLSGSEPPPTDSDSEDTGDPGAVGMDLSADTAGAELLPRAVLLGLDTPERAGAAVAGRWLRGLYGAVRGVGGVALGASFKDTKERLSDGYETALKCTSASCLAEPAETLDANLLVTARLALEDDGWTFRLWTYDHDRGVVETDSLTGRNPKDAKFQQGGARLLADRLKSLAKPRSVLKVNVNVSQAVVRLGEKTLGVGSLEARVPPVESTLTVEAEEYSTYTKKLDLKPGETSSVDVYLESTGPAPEGPGDEVASSRKKKSGPSGPSIFKRPALYTAVAGLVAVGVGAFLGSDAKKVGDRAVDADNNGVIDISRGERIDAQSQANLATALMVGGAAVTAGSVAWLVVVPTKSAPPPVAPGTDTAPASSTGLHVVFGGSF, from the coding sequence ATGCGTACTTCCGCCGTTGGCTTCGCCCTCTTGCTGATGCTGGCGCTGGCTTCCGCCGCCCAGGCCCAGGGTATGGGGCTGGATCTGTCCGGCTCCGAGCCCCCTCCCACCGACTCCGACAGCGAGGACACGGGAGATCCCGGCGCTGTCGGCATGGACCTCTCAGCCGATACGGCCGGCGCGGAGCTGCTGCCGCGCGCCGTCCTCCTGGGTCTGGACACCCCCGAGCGTGCCGGTGCCGCCGTCGCGGGCCGCTGGCTCCGCGGCCTGTATGGCGCTGTGCGCGGTGTGGGTGGGGTGGCGCTGGGCGCCTCCTTCAAGGACACCAAGGAGCGGCTGTCGGACGGCTACGAGACGGCGCTCAAGTGCACCTCGGCCTCGTGCCTGGCGGAGCCCGCGGAGACGCTGGATGCGAACCTGCTCGTCACCGCGCGGCTGGCGCTGGAGGACGACGGGTGGACGTTCCGGCTGTGGACGTATGACCACGACCGCGGCGTGGTGGAGACCGACTCGCTGACGGGCCGCAACCCGAAGGACGCGAAGTTCCAGCAGGGCGGCGCGCGGCTGCTGGCCGACCGGCTCAAGTCCCTGGCCAAGCCCCGCTCGGTGCTCAAGGTGAACGTCAACGTGTCCCAGGCGGTGGTGCGCCTGGGCGAGAAGACGCTGGGGGTGGGCAGCCTCGAGGCGCGCGTGCCGCCCGTGGAGTCCACGCTCACGGTCGAGGCGGAGGAGTACTCCACCTATACGAAGAAGCTGGACCTCAAGCCCGGGGAGACCTCCTCGGTGGACGTGTACCTGGAGTCCACGGGCCCCGCGCCCGAGGGGCCGGGGGACGAGGTGGCCTCCTCGCGCAAGAAGAAGAGCGGCCCGTCGGGCCCCTCCATCTTCAAGCGGCCCGCGCTCTACACCGCGGTGGCGGGACTGGTGGCGGTGGGCGTGGGCGCCTTCCTGGGCAGCGATGCCAAGAAGGTGGGCGACCGCGCCGTGGACGCCGACAACAATGGTGTCATCGATATCTCCCGCGGCGAGCGCATCGATGCGCAGAGCCAGGCGAACCTGGCCACGGCGCTGATGGTGGGGGGTGCCGCGGTCACGGCCGGCAGCGTGGCCTGGCTGGTGGTGGTCCCCACGAAGAGCGCGCCGCCCCCGGTGGCGCCGGGGACTGACACCGCGCCGGCCTCCTCCACCGGCCTTCACGTCGTCTTCGGTGGGAGCTTCTGA
- a CDS encoding M20/M25/M40 family metallo-hydrolase — protein sequence MDEALGALVRVNSYTENPAGGRTLAGLLRECFAVPGLSAELVLSARFADHLVFRSAGRAGVRPVALVGHLDTVYPPGRFEGYRKEGALRRGPGALDPKGGLIVIAWALRALAASGGLQALPPLRLVVVSDEEVGSPEGQGVIREAIGGAQACLVFGAGRPGDAIVTQRKGTGTLKVVAQGRAAHAGDAYADGANALWALARFVDGAQQLTDAARGLTVNVGRVVGGQGKNTVPDRAEADVDLRFCSREDGEALVARLQHLATQACQGIPGTRLEVVGGVARAPLERTEASAALMAAYGRCAQASGLGHAESPRVGGGSDASTSFGLGIPSIDGLGPRGQGSHTVEESIEVDSLRTKAQALARFLASGPALFPF from the coding sequence ATGGACGAGGCGCTTGGCGCGCTGGTGCGGGTGAACTCCTACACGGAGAACCCGGCCGGGGGCCGGACGCTGGCGGGCCTGCTGCGCGAGTGCTTCGCGGTACCTGGACTCTCCGCCGAGCTGGTGCTCAGCGCCCGCTTCGCCGATCACCTCGTGTTCCGCTCCGCAGGCCGGGCCGGCGTGCGGCCCGTGGCCCTAGTGGGACATTTGGATACCGTCTACCCCCCGGGCCGGTTCGAGGGCTACCGGAAGGAAGGGGCGCTGCGGCGGGGGCCCGGCGCGTTGGATCCGAAGGGCGGGCTCATCGTCATAGCCTGGGCGCTCCGGGCGCTGGCGGCCTCGGGGGGGTTGCAGGCGCTGCCGCCGCTGCGGCTGGTGGTGGTCTCGGACGAGGAGGTGGGCTCGCCGGAGGGCCAGGGCGTCATCCGCGAGGCGATTGGCGGGGCCCAGGCCTGCCTCGTCTTCGGGGCGGGGCGGCCGGGGGATGCCATCGTCACCCAGCGCAAGGGCACGGGGACGCTCAAGGTGGTGGCCCAGGGCCGGGCCGCCCACGCGGGCGACGCGTACGCGGACGGGGCCAACGCGCTCTGGGCGCTCGCGCGCTTCGTGGACGGGGCGCAGCAGCTCACCGATGCGGCGCGCGGGCTCACGGTCAACGTGGGGCGGGTGGTGGGCGGCCAGGGGAAGAACACCGTGCCGGACCGCGCCGAGGCGGACGTGGACCTGCGCTTCTGCTCCCGCGAGGATGGCGAGGCGCTGGTCGCGCGCCTCCAGCACCTGGCCACCCAGGCCTGCCAGGGCATTCCGGGCACCCGGCTGGAGGTGGTGGGCGGGGTGGCGCGCGCGCCCCTGGAGCGCACCGAGGCCTCCGCGGCGCTGATGGCCGCCTACGGCCGGTGCGCCCAGGCCTCGGGGCTGGGCCATGCGGAGTCGCCCCGGGTGGGGGGCGGCTCGGATGCCAGCACTTCCTTTGGGCTGGGCATCCCGTCGATTGACGGACTGGGCCCCCGGGGCCAGGGATCGCACACGGTGGAGGAGTCCATCGAGGTGGACTCCCTGCGCACCAAGGCCCAGGCGCTGGCGCGCTTCCTGGCCTCGGGACCGGCGCTCTTCCCCTTCTAA
- a CDS encoding host attachment protein: MSDKLWILVGNASRVRLFSANEQGDDWKLLEEFRHDDSRARNTDLLEQQDNPNAGTLHGPVAEQEPNGRKNLEHERFARELCAHLDRGVDHHMFERLVIAAPPSFLGLLRKTLSKRALQRLVLDLDADYSNLPARELPNRVPIL, translated from the coding sequence ATGTCCGACAAGCTCTGGATTCTGGTGGGCAACGCGAGCCGGGTGCGGCTGTTCTCCGCGAACGAGCAAGGGGATGACTGGAAGCTGCTGGAGGAGTTCCGCCACGACGACAGCCGGGCGCGCAACACGGACCTGCTGGAGCAGCAGGACAACCCCAACGCCGGTACCCTCCATGGCCCCGTGGCCGAGCAGGAGCCCAACGGCCGGAAGAACCTGGAGCACGAGCGGTTCGCGCGCGAGCTGTGCGCGCACCTGGACCGGGGCGTGGACCACCACATGTTCGAGCGCCTGGTCATCGCCGCCCCGCCCAGCTTCCTGGGCCTGCTGCGCAAGACGCTGAGCAAGCGGGCACTCCAGCGGCTGGTGCTGGACCTGGATGCGGACTATTCCAATCTGCCCGCCCGTGAGCTGCCCAACCGTGTGCCCATCCTTTAG